In Natronogracilivirga saccharolytica, the following are encoded in one genomic region:
- the rseP gene encoding RIP metalloprotease RseP, translating into MEVIFSILQTVLIFVAAIFILVLVHELGHFLAAKLFGMRVERFSIGFPPRLVGVKKGDTDYCISALPLGGYVKISGMVDESMDDSFEASEPKDYEYRSKPVWQRMIVITAGVIFNMLLAYAIFAVITFSHGVNQIPAENIQGMYIPDTSTAADVGFETGDRLVAVNDKEIEYVRRGQFFSMSDITSRSLSFTVERDGEMITIEPPADFLDYLARNPEFLELQNALPSKVGAVAEDTPAEKAGLQEGDEIIAIDGEEIGYWAQMVEKIQAGGEEMLFTVRRNSDTLEKTISPEPERRVIGIAIVDPHQYFGYETISFGVFGSIREGVNQAHDTLFGIINGFRQLLTGTISVRENLGGPVAIASVTAEVTERGGALGFWNFTAFLSITLALMNILPIPMLDGGHLMFLIYEAVTRREPSMKVRMALQQIGFILLISLMIFVTFNDILRHVVN; encoded by the coding sequence ATGGAAGTAATCTTCAGCATCCTACAGACCGTACTCATTTTTGTAGCAGCTATCTTTATTCTGGTGCTGGTTCACGAACTGGGTCATTTTCTTGCCGCTAAACTTTTCGGAATGAGAGTTGAGCGTTTTTCCATCGGTTTTCCGCCACGCCTTGTCGGAGTCAAAAAGGGAGATACCGATTACTGTATCTCCGCTCTGCCCCTGGGGGGATATGTAAAAATATCCGGAATGGTTGATGAGAGCATGGATGACAGTTTTGAGGCCTCCGAACCCAAGGATTACGAATACAGAAGCAAACCTGTCTGGCAGCGCATGATTGTCATCACAGCCGGTGTGATATTCAACATGCTGCTTGCCTATGCGATTTTTGCCGTTATCACATTTTCTCACGGGGTCAATCAGATTCCCGCTGAAAACATCCAGGGAATGTATATTCCGGATACATCGACTGCCGCCGATGTAGGCTTTGAGACGGGTGATCGCCTTGTAGCTGTGAATGACAAGGAAATTGAATATGTCCGGCGCGGACAGTTTTTTTCCATGAGCGATATTACCAGCAGATCGCTGTCATTCACTGTTGAGCGCGACGGTGAAATGATCACCATTGAACCGCCGGCAGACTTTCTGGATTACCTGGCCAGGAATCCGGAGTTTCTGGAACTTCAAAATGCCCTGCCCAGCAAAGTGGGGGCTGTAGCCGAGGACACCCCGGCTGAAAAAGCCGGTTTGCAGGAAGGCGATGAGATTATTGCCATTGACGGTGAGGAAATAGGATACTGGGCACAAATGGTTGAGAAAATACAGGCCGGCGGGGAAGAGATGCTCTTTACCGTGAGACGAAACTCCGACACCCTCGAAAAGACCATCAGTCCCGAACCGGAAAGAAGGGTAATCGGCATCGCAATTGTGGATCCTCATCAGTACTTCGGATACGAAACCATCAGCTTTGGGGTCTTCGGTTCTATCAGAGAGGGGGTTAATCAGGCCCATGACACGCTCTTCGGCATTATAAACGGTTTTCGCCAGCTGCTGACCGGCACCATATCCGTACGGGAAAACCTCGGCGGACCGGTAGCCATTGCATCCGTGACGGCCGAAGTGACCGAACGCGGGGGTGCACTGGGCTTCTGGAATTTCACGGCTTTTCTGAGCATCACCCTTGCCCTGATGAATATCCTGCCTATTCCGATGCTGGACGGAGGGCATCTAATGTTTCTTATATACGAAGCGGTAACACGAAGGGAACCATCAATGAAAGTGCGAATGGCACTTCAGCAAATCGGCTTTATTTTGTTGATCAGTCTTATGATCTTTGTCACATTCAATGATATCCTCAGACACGTAGTTAACTGA
- a CDS encoding 1-deoxy-D-xylulose-5-phosphate reductoisomerase, whose protein sequence is MNSKKLIILGSTGSIGTQTLDIVRSQPDKLEVFALTANTNWKLLAEQINEFKPAYAFLKDDQKLGELQSSLLHNETEILSGGAGIIEELVSSDEPDSVINSLVGFSGFRPTVSALAAGKKVALANKESLVVGGALLAPYLNGHYDRLIPIDSEHSAILQCLVGEDTDTLEKLIITASGGPFRTWSIDNLKNAGVRDALKHPNWDMGAKITIDSATMMNKGLEVIEAHWLFGLPLEKIEAVIHPQSIVHSMVLFNDGSMKAQLGLPDMRLPIQYALSYPDRWPLPSRHINWAEHQQLTFEPVDTRRFPCYDLALQAIRTGGHAPAILNAANEIAVERFLNEEISYIQISRIVAESLSHISPGETLSVESLEEVDQQTRAVARDI, encoded by the coding sequence GTGAATTCTAAAAAACTGATTATACTTGGCTCAACCGGTTCCATCGGAACCCAGACACTGGACATTGTCAGGTCTCAACCGGACAAGCTGGAAGTGTTTGCACTTACTGCAAACACTAACTGGAAGCTGCTGGCTGAACAAATCAACGAATTCAAACCAGCTTATGCCTTTCTGAAAGATGATCAGAAGCTTGGTGAGCTGCAGTCCTCGCTATTGCATAATGAAACCGAGATTCTCAGCGGTGGTGCCGGTATCATTGAAGAACTTGTGAGCAGTGATGAACCTGATTCGGTTATCAACAGCCTGGTTGGTTTTTCCGGGTTTCGCCCCACTGTTTCGGCCCTGGCTGCGGGAAAAAAAGTAGCACTTGCCAATAAGGAATCCCTCGTTGTTGGTGGGGCGTTGCTCGCACCCTATCTGAACGGACATTATGACAGGCTCATTCCGATTGACTCCGAGCACAGTGCCATACTGCAATGTTTGGTTGGGGAAGACACAGATACCCTGGAAAAACTGATCATCACCGCCAGCGGCGGGCCATTTCGCACCTGGTCCATCGATAACTTAAAGAACGCAGGTGTTCGGGATGCGCTGAAACATCCCAACTGGGACATGGGAGCGAAAATTACCATCGACTCTGCGACGATGATGAATAAGGGACTGGAGGTTATTGAGGCTCATTGGTTATTTGGCCTTCCGTTAGAAAAAATTGAGGCTGTCATACATCCGCAAAGCATAGTTCACTCCATGGTGCTGTTCAATGACGGGTCCATGAAAGCGCAGCTTGGTTTGCCGGATATGCGGCTTCCTATTCAATATGCTCTGAGCTATCCGGATCGCTGGCCGCTGCCATCCCGGCATATAAACTGGGCCGAGCATCAGCAGCTGACTTTCGAACCGGTTGATACCCGCCGTTTTCCCTGTTATGATCTTGCCTTGCAGGCCATCCGGACCGGAGGCCATGCCCCGGCAATTCTTAATGCTGCAAATGAGATTGCAGTAGAACGATTTCTGAATGAAGAAATTTCTTATATTCAGATCTCCCGGATTGTAGCTGAGAGCCTTTCTCATATATCACCAGGTGAAACGTTATCAGTAGAGTCTCTGGAAGAGGTCGATCAGCAGACAAGGGCAGTTGCCCGGGATATTTGA